The DNA region CACCTCCCGGTTTATTGGGATGTTGAGGTCGATGAGGCGCTTCATCTCCCCCCTTATGGCCTCCACGTCCCCCTGGCTGGCCTCTCCCCCCACCAGCTCGCAGTAGTAGCCATCGCTCATGGAGTGCCGGATTATCACGTCCTGCCCCAGGGCCCGCTTGGAGGCCATGACCAGGAGGAAGCTCAACGTCCGCCGGTAGACCTCCATGCCCTCGAAGCTGCCGGTGTCCACGAACTCCACATCCGACGCCCCGTCGATAACCCAGCTGAGAGGCCTCAGGTAGTGGTTCACCCGGCAGGCCACCACCTGGTGGGCCATCTCCGCCTTGGCCAGGGACAGAAGCTCCGCCCCGGTGAGGGGCATCTCACACTCGATGCTTCCAAACCCGGATATGTTGACCTTGAACCCCAACTGGACCCCTCCCCTGCCGGGCCCGATCCGGACCCATGATCGCTCACAAGGTGAATCTATTTGTAAGGATACCACGGAAGGTCCAACTTGGTAATTTTCCAACTATTCAAAACTAGCTCCCCATTGCACAATTCGTTCGAATGGTATATAAGGTGCACTGGGTGGTCCAATTGAGACCCCGTTTGGGAGGGATGCGGTTGACGCAGGATCGGGTCAGGCAGACCAGGATATACGAGAAGGTTGTGGAGGAGATAAAGGACGACATCGCCGCCGGGCGCCTCAGGCCCGGGGATCCCTTGCCCCCGGAGCGGAAGCTGATGGACAGCCTGGGGGTGAGCCGCAGCTCCCTCCGGGAGGCCTTCCGTGTGCTGGAGCTCATGGGGCTCATCGAGAGCATCCCCGGCAAGGGGCGGTTCGTCCGGCGCCCCCGTAAGGACCAGGGGGAGAACCGGGGCATACCGCTGGAGGACGAGGCCATCCTGGAGCTCATGGAGGCCCGGCGGATACTGGACCCCGCCATAGCCCGGGAGGCGGCAAAGCGAGCCACCCCGTCGGACCTCACCAAGCTTCGCCGGGTCATATCCGCCACCAAGGACGGGCTGGAGGACCTGGAGAGCCGGGCCAAGGGGGACTTCGACTTCCACCTGACCCTGGCGGAGGCCACCAGGAACTTCGTGTTCGTCAACATCGTCCGGATGAACTTCAACCTCATAATGGCCACCCACGACAGGATCTACGCCCTGCTAACCGACCGGGAGGTCTTCGTGGACGAGCACCAGGCCATATACGAGGCCATCCTGGACCACGACCCGGACCGGGCGGAGCGGTCCGCCCACGAGCACATCGACCGGATATACAAGACCCTGCAGGAGGTAATGGCCCTTGGCCGGTGATCCGGGGCCCATCCACAAGGCACCGCCAAGAGAGAGGAGGATAAAGATGAGAGAACGCATAGCCCAGTTGCTGCCGGAGGTGGACTGGATCTGCGACCGGGAGCTCAAGGAGAAGGTGCTTGCCACCTACGAGGACGCGCTGAAGACCGGCGGCTGGGAGCCGGACGACATGGCCCGGATACCCTTCACGCTGCTCATCCCCAACTGCCCCGCCTCTTACCTGACCCACGTTCGAGGGGTCACCCGGATGGCCAAGGCGGCCATGGACGAGTTCAACGCCCTCTACCGGGACGAGGGGGGCTACCGGCTGGACAACGACCGGCTCATCGCCGGCGCCCTGCTCCACGACGTGGGCAAGCTGGTGGAGTACGAGAAGGACCCGGAGGGCAAGACGGTCAAGTCCCAGATGGGCAAGGACCTGAGACACCCCTTCTCCGGCACGGTGATCGCCATGAGGAACGGGATCCCCAGCGACATAGCCCACATAATAGCCAACCACGCCCACGAGGGGGACGGGAGCCTGCGGAGCCCCGAGGGGGTCATGGTCAACAAGGCGGACTTCATGAACTTCGAGACCATAAAGTCCTTCCTGGGCATGAAGTAGCCCGGAAGGCGGGAGGGAGGATCTCAAATGGGACGCACGGCGATACAGAAGATAATGGCCCGGGCCTCCGGTAAGGACGTGCAGGTGGGGGATCGGGTCTGGTGCAGGATAGACCTTTCCACCGCCCGGGACTTCGGGGGGCCCAACTGCGTTCTCCAGTTCGAGGAGGTGATGGGCACCGAGGGGAAGGTGTGGGACCCCAACAAGATCGCCTTCACCTTCGACCTCCAGGCCCCGGCCCACTCGGAGAAGGTCTCCAACAACCAGAAGATAATCCGCCAGTTCGCCAAGCGCCAGGGGATCTCAAAGGTCTTCGACGTCAACTGGGGCATAGGCCAGCACGTGCTCCTGGAGAACGGGCTGGTCAAGCCCGGGGACGTGATCCTTGGCACCGACAGCCACATGAACCTCCTGGGGGCCGTGGGGGCCTTCGCCACCGGGGTGGGCAACACGGACATCGTGGCCTCCTGGATCCAGGGGACACTATGGTTCAGGGTGCCGGAGACCATGAAGGTGACCGCCACCGGCAAATTCCAGCGGGGGGTCTACATGAGGGACCTGTTGACCCACCTGGTGGGGACCCTGGGGGCGGACGGCATGTTCTTCAAGGCGGTGGAGTTCGTGGGGGACGCCATCGAGCGCAGCTCCCTGGCGGAGAGGATCACCCTATGCTCCATGGTGACCGAGATGAGCGGCAAGGTGGGGCTCATCATGCCCAACGGGGAGGTGCTTGACTGGCTGGTCCGGAGGGCCGGCCAGGAGGTGCCGGAGCGGGTGGAGATGATCCGCCCCGACGAGGACGCGGTCTACTCGGAGACCGTCGCCGTGGACGTGTCCTCCCTGGAGCCCCTGGCCTCCTGCCCGGACGCGCCGGACAACGTGAGGAAGGTCCGGGAGGTTCAGGGGGAGAGGATCGACCAGGTCCACATAGGATCCTGCTCCAACGGCCGGTTCGAGGACATACGGGCCGCATACGAGGTGCTCAAGGCGGCCAACTTCAAGGTGGCGGACCACGTGCGGGTCATCATAACCCCCGCCACCCGGGAGGTCATGAAGGCCTGTGCCGAGGCGGGGATGATCCAGGACTTCCTCTCCGCGGGGGTCATCTTCACCAACCCCACCTGTAGCCTCTGCACCGCAGAGCACTACGGGGCCCTGCCCTCCGGTGACGTGGGGGTCTCCACCACCAACAGGAACTTCATAGGCAAGGTGGGCAAGGGGAGCCACACCTACCTGATGAGCCCCGCCTCCGCCATGGCCAGCGCGGTGAGGGGCGTCATAACGGACCCCAGGGACATCCTGGGCTAGGGAGGTGCCAGACATGAAGGATGCGGTTCTTCGCGGCAGGGCCTGGGTCTTCGGGGACGACGTGGACACGGACCTCATATATCACAACAAGTACCTGGCGGAGACGGACCCCAAGAAGATGGCCCAGTACTCCTTCGAGTATTACCCCGGCAAGGAGAACTTCGCCAAGGAGGTCAAACCCGGGGACTTCGTGGTGGCGGGGCGCAACTTCGGCACCGGCTCCAGCCGGGAGCACGCGGTCTACTGCCTCAAAGAGATAGGGGTGCCCATGGTGCTGGCGGAGTCCTTCGCCCGGATCTACTACCGGAACGCCATAAACAACGGCTACCCGGTCCTCTTCGTCAAGGGGCTCTCGGAGGCCATCAAGGAGGGCAAGGTGAGGGACGGGGATCAACTGGAGGTGAACGCCTCCACGGGGGTCATAAGGAACCTGACCCAGGGGGTGGAGTTCCAGGGAGACGCGGTCACCGACCTGGAGATGGAGATCATGGAAGCCGGGGGACTCATCGAGTACCTCAAATCCAAGGCCTGAGGAGGGGTTGTGAGATGACGGAACCTAGGACCTTCGCGGAGAAGGTGCTCGGCAAGTGGGCGGGGCGGCCGGTTAAGGCCGGTGACGTGGTCACCGTGGAGCCCCACTTCTGCATGAGCCACGACAACGCGGCCCCCATAGCCAGGACCTTCAAGAAGATAGGGGTCTCAAGGGTCTTCGACCCCAACCGGATCGTCTTCATCCTGGACCACGCGGTGCCAGCCCCCTCGGACGACCACGCCCAGAACCACAAGGAGATCCGGGAGTTCGTCAGGGAGCAGGGGATACCCCACTTCTTCGACGTGACCAGCAAGGGCGGGGTGTGCCACCAGAAGATGTGCGAGGAGGGCTACGCCCTGCCGGGGCTCATCATGATAGGCAGCGACAGCCACACCTGCACCTACGGGGCTTTCGGGGCCTTCTCCACCGGCATAGGCCGCTCCGAGATGGCCGCCGCCTGGGCCACCGGCAAGATCTGGTTCCGGGTGCCGGAGTCCATGAAGATCACAGTCACCGGCTCATTCCCCAAAGGGGTATCCGCCAAGGACCTGATCCTCAAGATCATAGGCGACATAGGGGCCGACGGGGCGGACTACATGAGCGTGGAGTTCCACGGGGAGGGCATCCTCCAGATGTCCCTGTCGGAGCGGATGACTTTGTGCAACATGGGGATAGAGATGGGGGCCAAGAACGCGGTCTGCCCGCCGGACCAGAAGGTGCTGGACCACGTGAGGGACATTGCCAAGAGTGACCAGTGGGAGGCCATCTGGGCGGACCAGGGGGCCACTTACGCCAAGGAGCTGTCCTACTGCCTGTCGGAGCTGGTACCCGGGGTGGCCAAGCCCCACACGGTGGACAACTACGCCCCGGTGGACCAGGTGAAGGGGGCCCAGATCCACCAGGCCTTCATCGGCAGCTGCACCAACGGCCGGATCGAGGACCTAAGGGAGGCGGCAACGATCCTCAAGGGCCGTCAGGTGGCGGTGCGCACCATAGTGATCCCCGCCTCATGGCGGGTCTACCGGCAGGCCATGGAGGAGGGTCTCCTGGAGACGTTCCTGGACGCGGGCTGCGTGATCTCCAACCCGGGATGCGGTCCCTGCATGGGGAACCACCAGGGTATCCTGGC from Thermanaerovibrio acidaminovorans DSM 6589 includes:
- a CDS encoding 3-isopropylmalate dehydratase large subunit; translated protein: MTEPRTFAEKVLGKWAGRPVKAGDVVTVEPHFCMSHDNAAPIARTFKKIGVSRVFDPNRIVFILDHAVPAPSDDHAQNHKEIREFVREQGIPHFFDVTSKGGVCHQKMCEEGYALPGLIMIGSDSHTCTYGAFGAFSTGIGRSEMAAAWATGKIWFRVPESMKITVTGSFPKGVSAKDLILKIIGDIGADGADYMSVEFHGEGILQMSLSERMTLCNMGIEMGAKNAVCPPDQKVLDHVRDIAKSDQWEAIWADQGATYAKELSYCLSELVPGVAKPHTVDNYAPVDQVKGAQIHQAFIGSCTNGRIEDLREAATILKGRQVAVRTIVIPASWRVYRQAMEEGLLETFLDAGCVISNPGCGPCMGNHQGILAPGETCISTANRNFKGRMGNKDSFIYLASPLTVAASAVAGEIADPREVL
- a CDS encoding HD domain-containing protein, giving the protein MRERIAQLLPEVDWICDRELKEKVLATYEDALKTGGWEPDDMARIPFTLLIPNCPASYLTHVRGVTRMAKAAMDEFNALYRDEGGYRLDNDRLIAGALLHDVGKLVEYEKDPEGKTVKSQMGKDLRHPFSGTVIAMRNGIPSDIAHIIANHAHEGDGSLRSPEGVMVNKADFMNFETIKSFLGMK
- a CDS encoding 3-isopropylmalate dehydratase large subunit, which codes for MGRTAIQKIMARASGKDVQVGDRVWCRIDLSTARDFGGPNCVLQFEEVMGTEGKVWDPNKIAFTFDLQAPAHSEKVSNNQKIIRQFAKRQGISKVFDVNWGIGQHVLLENGLVKPGDVILGTDSHMNLLGAVGAFATGVGNTDIVASWIQGTLWFRVPETMKVTATGKFQRGVYMRDLLTHLVGTLGADGMFFKAVEFVGDAIERSSLAERITLCSMVTEMSGKVGLIMPNGEVLDWLVRRAGQEVPERVEMIRPDEDAVYSETVAVDVSSLEPLASCPDAPDNVRKVREVQGERIDQVHIGSCSNGRFEDIRAAYEVLKAANFKVADHVRVIITPATREVMKACAEAGMIQDFLSAGVIFTNPTCSLCTAEHYGALPSGDVGVSTTNRNFIGKVGKGSHTYLMSPASAMASAVRGVITDPRDILG
- a CDS encoding FadR/GntR family transcriptional regulator, which gives rise to MRLTQDRVRQTRIYEKVVEEIKDDIAAGRLRPGDPLPPERKLMDSLGVSRSSLREAFRVLELMGLIESIPGKGRFVRRPRKDQGENRGIPLEDEAILELMEARRILDPAIAREAAKRATPSDLTKLRRVISATKDGLEDLESRAKGDFDFHLTLAEATRNFVFVNIVRMNFNLIMATHDRIYALLTDREVFVDEHQAIYEAILDHDPDRAERSAHEHIDRIYKTLQEVMALGR
- the leuD gene encoding 3-isopropylmalate dehydratase small subunit (catalyzes the isomerization between 2-isopropylmalate and 3-isopropylmalate in leucine biosynthesis), encoding MKDAVLRGRAWVFGDDVDTDLIYHNKYLAETDPKKMAQYSFEYYPGKENFAKEVKPGDFVVAGRNFGTGSSREHAVYCLKEIGVPMVLAESFARIYYRNAINNGYPVLFVKGLSEAIKEGKVRDGDQLEVNASTGVIRNLTQGVEFQGDAVTDLEMEIMEAGGLIEYLKSKA